The Syngnathus typhle isolate RoL2023-S1 ecotype Sweden linkage group LG16, RoL_Styp_1.0, whole genome shotgun sequence genome includes a region encoding these proteins:
- the LOC133168910 gene encoding tatD DNase domain containing 3-like isoform X2 — MHGFLDCHCHISAAVFDKDIDTVIEHSKQAGLLALLAVAEHAGEFEKIIALSKRFPGFVLPCLGVHPVQEVSSDQHRSASLQDLDAALPLIDKYKDQLVAIGEVGLDFTPRYVKSESDKESQREVLIRQARLAKELDLPLNVHSRSAGRPTIQLLKEQGVEKVLLHAFDGKPSVAMEGVKAGYFFSIPPSIVRSEQQKLVKQLPLENMCLETDSPALGPEKQVRNEPKNIIVAAEYISVVKGISVEEVMQVTTRNALRLFPKLKSAIKL; from the exons ATGCATGGCTTCCTCGATTGCCACTGTCACATCTCTGCGGCAGTTTTCGACAAG GACATAGACACTGTTATTGAGCACTCTAAACAG GCTGGACTGTTGGCATTGTTAGCCGTAGCCGAGCATGCAGGGGAATTTGAAAAGATCATTGCGTTGTCAAAGAG GTTCCCAGGGTTTGTGTTGCCCTGCCTGGGAGTTCATCCCGTTCAGGAAGTATCTTCAGACCAACACAGAAGTGCTTCCCTACAG GACCTAGATGCAGCGCTTCCCCTCATCGACAAATACAAAGATCAGCTCGTGGCCATTGGAGAG GTCGGTTTGGATTTTACACCCAGGTATGTGAAGAGCGAGTCCGACAAAGAGAGCCAAAGAGAGGTTCTGATCCGCCAGGCGCGTCTAGCCAAAGAGCTGGACCTCCCTCT AAATGTTCACTCGCGTTCGGCAGGTAGACCCACTATCCAGCTCTTGAAAGAGCAAG GTGTGGAAAAAGTTCTCCTTCACGCCTTTGATGGGAAGCCATCAGTGGCCATGGAGGGGGTGAAGGCGGGATACTTCTTCTCCATCCCGCCGTCCATCGTACGCAGCGAGCAA CAGAAACTTGTGAAACAGTTGCCTCTAGAGAATATGTGCCTGGAAACGGACTCGCCCGCACTCGGCCCAGAGAAGCAG GTGAGAAACGAGCCCAAGAACATCATTGTTGCAGCCGAGTATATCAGCGTCGTTAAAGGCATATCGGTGGAGGAGGTGATGCAGGTGACCACGAGGAACGCACTTCGGCTCTTTCCCAAGTTAAAGTCAGCCATCAAATTGTGA
- the LOC133168910 gene encoding tatD DNase domain containing 3-like isoform X1 — MHGFLDCHCHISAAVFDKDIDTVIEHSKQAGLLALLAVAEHAGEFEKIIALSKRFPGFVLPCLGVHPVQEVSSDQHRSASLQDLDAALPLIDKYKDQLVAIGEVGLDFTPRYVKSESDKESQREVLIRQARLAKELDLPLNVHSRSAGRPTIQLLKEQGVEKVLLHAFDGKPSVAMEGVKAGYFFSIPPSIVRSEQKQKLVKQLPLENMCLETDSPALGPEKQVRNEPKNIIVAAEYISVVKGISVEEVMQVTTRNALRLFPKLKSAIKL, encoded by the exons ATGCATGGCTTCCTCGATTGCCACTGTCACATCTCTGCGGCAGTTTTCGACAAG GACATAGACACTGTTATTGAGCACTCTAAACAG GCTGGACTGTTGGCATTGTTAGCCGTAGCCGAGCATGCAGGGGAATTTGAAAAGATCATTGCGTTGTCAAAGAG GTTCCCAGGGTTTGTGTTGCCCTGCCTGGGAGTTCATCCCGTTCAGGAAGTATCTTCAGACCAACACAGAAGTGCTTCCCTACAG GACCTAGATGCAGCGCTTCCCCTCATCGACAAATACAAAGATCAGCTCGTGGCCATTGGAGAG GTCGGTTTGGATTTTACACCCAGGTATGTGAAGAGCGAGTCCGACAAAGAGAGCCAAAGAGAGGTTCTGATCCGCCAGGCGCGTCTAGCCAAAGAGCTGGACCTCCCTCT AAATGTTCACTCGCGTTCGGCAGGTAGACCCACTATCCAGCTCTTGAAAGAGCAAG GTGTGGAAAAAGTTCTCCTTCACGCCTTTGATGGGAAGCCATCAGTGGCCATGGAGGGGGTGAAGGCGGGATACTTCTTCTCCATCCCGCCGTCCATCGTACGCAGCGAGCAA AAGCAGAAACTTGTGAAACAGTTGCCTCTAGAGAATATGTGCCTGGAAACGGACTCGCCCGCACTCGGCCCAGAGAAGCAG GTGAGAAACGAGCCCAAGAACATCATTGTTGCAGCCGAGTATATCAGCGTCGTTAAAGGCATATCGGTGGAGGAGGTGATGCAGGTGACCACGAGGAACGCACTTCGGCTCTTTCCCAAGTTAAAGTCAGCCATCAAATTGTGA
- the LOC133168910 gene encoding tatD DNase domain containing 3-like isoform X4, whose product MHGFLDCHCHISAAVFDKDIDTVIEHSKQAGLLALLAVAEHAGEFEKIIALSKRFPGFVLPCLGVHPVQEVSSDQHRSASLQDLDAALPLIDKYKDQLVAIGEVGLDFTPRYVKSESDKESQREVLIRQARLAKELDLPLNVHSRSAGRPTIQLLKEQGVEKVLLHAFDGKPSVAMEGVKAGYFFSIPPSIVRSEQVRVLTMHSFRESFPSISAETCETVASREYVPGNGLARTRPREAGEKRAQEHHCCSRVYQRR is encoded by the exons ATGCATGGCTTCCTCGATTGCCACTGTCACATCTCTGCGGCAGTTTTCGACAAG GACATAGACACTGTTATTGAGCACTCTAAACAG GCTGGACTGTTGGCATTGTTAGCCGTAGCCGAGCATGCAGGGGAATTTGAAAAGATCATTGCGTTGTCAAAGAG GTTCCCAGGGTTTGTGTTGCCCTGCCTGGGAGTTCATCCCGTTCAGGAAGTATCTTCAGACCAACACAGAAGTGCTTCCCTACAG GACCTAGATGCAGCGCTTCCCCTCATCGACAAATACAAAGATCAGCTCGTGGCCATTGGAGAG GTCGGTTTGGATTTTACACCCAGGTATGTGAAGAGCGAGTCCGACAAAGAGAGCCAAAGAGAGGTTCTGATCCGCCAGGCGCGTCTAGCCAAAGAGCTGGACCTCCCTCT AAATGTTCACTCGCGTTCGGCAGGTAGACCCACTATCCAGCTCTTGAAAGAGCAAG GTGTGGAAAAAGTTCTCCTTCACGCCTTTGATGGGAAGCCATCAGTGGCCATGGAGGGGGTGAAGGCGGGATACTTCTTCTCCATCCCGCCGTCCATCGTACGCAGCGAGCAAGTGCGTGTCCTTACAATGCACTCATTTCGGGAAAGTTTCCCATCAATTTCAG CAGAAACTTGTGAAACAGTTGCCTCTAGAGAATATGTGCCTGGAAACGGACTCGCCCGCACTCGGCCCAGAGAAGCAG GTGAGAAACGAGCCCAAGAACATCATTGTTGCAGCCGAGTATATCAGCGTCGTTAA
- the LOC133168910 gene encoding tatD DNase domain containing 3-like isoform X3, with protein MHGFLDCHCHISAAVFDKDIDTVIEHSKQAGLLALLAVAEHAGEFEKIIALSKRFPGFVLPCLGVHPVQEVSSDQHRSASLQDLDAALPLIDKYKDQLVAIGEVGLDFTPRYVKSESDKESQREVLIRQARLAKELDLPLNVHSRSAGRPTIQLLKEQGVEKVLLHAFDGKPSVAMEGVKAGYFFSIPPSIVRSEQVRVLTMHSFRESFPSISEAETCETVASREYVPGNGLARTRPREAGEKRAQEHHCCSRVYQRR; from the exons ATGCATGGCTTCCTCGATTGCCACTGTCACATCTCTGCGGCAGTTTTCGACAAG GACATAGACACTGTTATTGAGCACTCTAAACAG GCTGGACTGTTGGCATTGTTAGCCGTAGCCGAGCATGCAGGGGAATTTGAAAAGATCATTGCGTTGTCAAAGAG GTTCCCAGGGTTTGTGTTGCCCTGCCTGGGAGTTCATCCCGTTCAGGAAGTATCTTCAGACCAACACAGAAGTGCTTCCCTACAG GACCTAGATGCAGCGCTTCCCCTCATCGACAAATACAAAGATCAGCTCGTGGCCATTGGAGAG GTCGGTTTGGATTTTACACCCAGGTATGTGAAGAGCGAGTCCGACAAAGAGAGCCAAAGAGAGGTTCTGATCCGCCAGGCGCGTCTAGCCAAAGAGCTGGACCTCCCTCT AAATGTTCACTCGCGTTCGGCAGGTAGACCCACTATCCAGCTCTTGAAAGAGCAAG GTGTGGAAAAAGTTCTCCTTCACGCCTTTGATGGGAAGCCATCAGTGGCCATGGAGGGGGTGAAGGCGGGATACTTCTTCTCCATCCCGCCGTCCATCGTACGCAGCGAGCAAGTGCGTGTCCTTACAATGCACTCATTTCGGGAAAGTTTCCCATCAATTTCAG AAGCAGAAACTTGTGAAACAGTTGCCTCTAGAGAATATGTGCCTGGAAACGGACTCGCCCGCACTCGGCCCAGAGAAGCAG GTGAGAAACGAGCCCAAGAACATCATTGTTGCAGCCGAGTATATCAGCGTCGTTAA
- the fuca2 gene encoding plasma alpha-L-fucosidase, whose product MTVLITAFLLVCLLSIRITEAKYEPNWESIDSRPLPEWYDQAKFGIFIHWGVFSVPSFGSEWFWWYWQGQKLQSYVAFMQKNYSPDFMYQDFAPHFTAEFFDAKEWTDIFAASGAKYIVLTTKHHEGFTLWGSKTSWNWNAVDLGPKRDLVAELASGVRTHSDLRLGLYHSLFEWFHPLFLQDAANHFTTNSFAVTKSLPELYDLVLTYKPDVLWSDGDGDAPDKYWNSTGFLAWLYNDSPVRDTVVTNDRWGSGSICQHGGYYTCADRYQPGHLLPHKWENCMTIDTKSWGFRRNAPLADYLTIEEIVATLVETVSCGGNLLMNVGPTADGRITPIFEERLRQIGRWLGVNGEGIYNSSAWRAQNDTVTSAVWYTSRPQQNTVFAFFLVWPTDGILILGEPEVTPGHTQVALLGHGPVKWVPAMPHGLQVFLPQLSISQMPCQWAWTLRLTGAK is encoded by the exons atgaCGGTCTTAATCACTGCGTTTCTCCTCGTTTGCCTGCTGTCCATCCGCATCACCGAAGCAAAATACGAACCCAACTGGGAGTCCATCGACTCCAGGCCACTGCCGGAGTGGTACGACCAAGCCAAGTTTGGCATCTTCATCCACTGGGGTGTCTTCTCCGTGCCAAGCTTCGGTAGCGAGTGGTTCTG GTGGTACTGGCAGGGGCAAAAGCTGCAGTCCTATGTGGCCTTCATGCAGAAGAATTACTCACCGGACTTCATGTATCAAGACTTTGCACCCCACTTCACCGCAGAGTTCTTTGACGCCAAAGAATGGACAGACATCTTTGCCGCATCGGGAGCCAAGTACATCGTGTTGACCACAAAACACCACGAAG GTTTCACATTGTGGGGCTCTAAGACCTCGTGGAACTGGAACGCCGTGGACCTGGGCCCCAAGCGTGACCTGGTGGCGGAGTTGGCCAGCGGCGTGCGCACTCACAGCGACCTGCGCCTGGGTCTGTACCACTCGCTTTTCGAGTGGTTTCATCCGTTATTTCTGCAGGACGCTGCCAACCACTTCACCACCAATAGCTTTGCTGTCACCAAGAGTCTTCCCGAACTTTACGATCTGGTCCTGACGTACAAGCCCGACGTGTTGTGGTCGGACGGAGACGGGGATGCGCCAGACAAATACTGGAACAGCACTGGATTCCTAGCCTGGCTCTACAATGACAG TCCAGTGCGGGACACGGTGGTGACCAACGACCGCTGGGGCTCGGGCTCCATTTGCCAACACGGCGGCTACTACACCTGTGCCGATCGCTACCAGCCGGGTCACCTGCTGCCGCACAAGTGGGAGAACTGCATGACCATCGACACCAAGTCGTGGGGCTTCAGGCGCAACGCCCCGCTCGCCGACTACCTCACCATCGAGGAGATTGTGGCG ACGTTGGTGGAGACCGTGTCCTGCGGCGGCAACTTGCTGATGAACGTGGGCCCCACGGCGGACGGGAGGATCACACCCATCTTCGAGGAGCGCCTGCGTCAGATTGGTCGCTGGCTAGGAGTGAACGGCGAGGGGATCTACAACAGCAGCGCCTGGCGGGCCCAGAATGACACCGTCACATCCGCCGTCTGGTACACGTCCAGACCGCAGCAGAACACCgtgtttgccttttttcttgtgTGGCCGACTGATGGAATTTTAATCCTTGGAGAACCTGAGGTCACACCGGGCCACACTCAG GTGGCGCTCTTGGGTCACGGGCCCGTGAAGTGGGTGCCTGCAATGCCCCACGGTCTCCAGGTCTTCCTACCTCAGCTGTCCATCAGCCAGATGCCATGCCAGTGGGCCTGGACCCTCAGGTTGACAGGTGCCAAATGA